In one window of Ruminococcus hominis DNA:
- the dfrF gene encoding trimethoprim-resistant dihydrofolate reductase DfrF → MIGLIVARSKNNVIGKNGNIPWKIKGEQKQFRELTTGNVVIMGRKSYEEIGHPLPNRMNIVVSTTTEYQGDNLVSVKSLEDALLLAKGRDVYISGGYGLFKEALQIVDKMYITEVDLNIEDGDTFFPEFDINDFEVLIGETLGEEVKYTRTFYVRKNELSRFWI, encoded by the coding sequence ATGATAGGTTTGATTGTTGCGAGGTCAAAGAATAATGTTATAGGCAAGAATGGTAATATACCATGGAAAATAAAGGGAGAACAAAAGCAATTTAGAGAGTTAACAACGGGTAATGTGGTTATTATGGGGCGAAAGTCTTATGAAGAAATCGGTCATCCGTTGCCTAATAGAATGAATATTGTTGTTTCCACCACAACAGAGTATCAAGGAGATAATTTAGTTTCAGTTAAATCATTAGAAGATGCATTATTATTGGCTAAAGGACGAGATGTATACATATCTGGTGGATATGGACTATTTAAGGAAGCTTTGCAAATAGTAGATAAAATGTATATCACAGAAGTAGATTTAAATATTGAAGATGGAGATACATTCTTTCCAGAATTTGATATCAATGATTTTGAAGTTTTGATAGGGGAAACACTTGGTGAGGAAGTGAAATATACGAGAACATTTTATGTAAGGAAAAATGAATTGAGTAGATTTTGGATTTAG
- a CDS encoding SRPBCC family protein produces the protein MAISNINTIISNDIQKVWNIVLAVDKYNSWRSDLSKTEIINDKQFIEYTKNGYATTFTVTVAEPYKRWEFDMENSNMKGHWIGVFIDKGNETQIDFTENVIPKKWFMKPFVKTYLKKQQKQFVLDLKKALE, from the coding sequence GTGGCAATTTCAAATATAAATACAATTATTAGTAATGATATTCAAAAAGTTTGGAACATTGTTTTAGCTGTTGATAAATATAACTCATGGCGAAGTGATTTGAGCAAAACAGAAATAATAAATGACAAACAATTTATTGAATACACAAAAAATGGATATGCTACTACATTTACCGTTACCGTTGCAGAACCATATAAACGCTGGGAATTTGATATGGAGAATAGCAACATGAAAGGTCATTGGATTGGTGTTTTTATAGACAAAGGGAATGAAACACAAATAGACTTTACAGAAAATGTGATACCTAAAAAGTGGTTTATGAAACCTTTTGTAAAAACCTATTTGAAAAAACAACAAAAGCAATTTGTTCTGGACTTAAAGAAAGCATTGGAATAA
- a CDS encoding helix-turn-helix domain-containing protein: MEHYEKKISFLGENIQTIRKHRGMKQQELADKIGINMQSLSKIERGVNYPTFDTLEKIMDVLGVTPNELLSGEWKYIDHTEPYIMDIIKREQDFNVSLDYLSENEFFDDEKECTFYKAYKLIQYIHNYITNEVTELEELMEIKQLIQRQKLERMIKVHKEMRGLDRYREQPKEYKYHDPYDDWIFRQLADIDNRNNIPDTSPQVDFNEADYEDYLKAKWNRGL, translated from the coding sequence ATGGAGCATTACGAAAAGAAAATCAGTTTCTTAGGAGAGAACATACAGACCATAAGAAAGCATAGAGGAATGAAACAACAGGAACTTGCGGACAAAATCGGTATCAATATGCAGAGCCTTTCCAAGATTGAACGTGGCGTGAATTATCCTACCTTTGATACGCTGGAAAAGATAATGGACGTGCTGGGAGTAACACCCAATGAATTATTGTCGGGAGAATGGAAGTATATTGACCACACCGAGCCCTATATCATGGATATTATCAAACGGGAACAAGACTTCAATGTTTCCTTAGATTACCTGTCTGAAAATGAATTTTTCGATGATGAAAAAGAATGCACATTTTACAAGGCATATAAACTCATACAGTATATCCATAACTACATTACCAATGAGGTTACGGAGTTGGAAGAACTTATGGAAATCAAGCAGTTGATACAGCGTCAAAAACTGGAACGCATGATAAAAGTACATAAGGAAATGCGAGGGTTAGACCGATACAGAGAACAGCCCAAAGAGTATAAATACCATGACCCTTATGATGATTGGATATTTCGTCAGCTTGCGGATATAGACAACAGAAACAACATTCCCGACACTTCTCCACAAGTAGACTTCAATGAAGCAGACTATGAAGATTATCTAAAGGCGAAATGGAACAGAGGTCTTTAA
- a CDS encoding MGMT family protein — protein sequence MANEDKKDFNAMLHDSKDMPKFQIIIDQKSIEKYGGNKMYFAPPIDYDKVMKKVPYGKVITVGKIREHFAKLSGADFTEPITAGIFVSIVAWASYQRSEDETPYWRTLKANGELNAKYPNGIEAQKEKLEAEGHTIIQKGRKNIRYYVKDYENSLFDLK from the coding sequence ATGGCAAATGAAGATAAAAAAGATTTTAATGCTATGTTGCATGATAGTAAGGATATGCCAAAATTTCAAATTATCATAGACCAGAAAAGTATTGAGAAATATGGTGGAAACAAAATGTATTTTGCTCCCCCGATTGACTATGACAAAGTAATGAAAAAAGTTCCGTATGGTAAAGTGATTACGGTTGGAAAAATACGAGAACACTTTGCAAAATTGAGTGGTGCAGATTTTACAGAGCCGATTACAGCGGGTATATTTGTTTCTATTGTAGCGTGGGCGAGTTATCAGCGTTCCGAAGATGAAACACCCTATTGGAGAACATTAAAAGCAAACGGAGAATTAAATGCTAAATATCCAAATGGTATTGAAGCACAGAAAGAAAAATTAGAAGCAGAGGGACATACCATTATTCAAAAGGGGCGTAAAAATATACGATACTATGTAAAGGACTATGAAAATTCTCTTTTTGATTTGAAATAG